The window TTCGCAATGATATCCATCATCAATTACCGACGATCTAAATCCAACGGCTGTGATTAAATCTTGTCCAATTTCTCAGCTTTAATCAACGGATTAGCTTTAGCTATAGCTTCTCTTCCCATAGATTTAAAATCAAACGAACAGCCGTGAATCTCGGGATACCTATGGGTCCCACAAAAAGTGGTCCCACATCTACACTTAAACCCGGTCAACCCAACCTTCTTTCTACAAACCGAACACCGGTTCGGTTGAACCGGCACCGGTTCAATTACCTCCAAAACTAccggtttttcctctattttaaCCGGTTCTGGAAAAACCAATACCGGTTTCGAAAAGGGtttttgttgtgattgttgttgttgttgacttcCTTTTAGATAAACTTCATGGTAACATTTGGAACAGAAATTTAAGGTTGTTGGACTACCAAAAAAACCACAATTGTTTGCACATAATATATGTCCTTCTGGTGCTTCACATCCATGCTCTTCTGCCATAATTATCTCGATTACTCTTCGATATCGAGAAATAATAACTTGTAGAATTTTTTTGGGTATGGAATTTTGGAAAGGAAatgaggaaattgggatgaaagGAGAATATAAATAAATAGAGTAAGGGCTGAAGGGGAAGGAACAGAGGAAGGAGACAAAAATTTAAAGGGCATTTAATAATGAAAAAAAGGTGGCAAATGATTAGAAGAAGATAAtaaagaaatatgaaaagaacAGGCTGGAAGAGGCAAAAAAGAGGAGGAAATTAGTTAAAAgccttttgttttattttttgggGTAGCCCAGCAAATGAAGGGAAGCCAGGAAATTTGGTTATGGGGAGTAATTGGGTGGTGGGGGAGGACACGTGGCTAGAAAATTGTGGTTTGAGGTGAGAGTTAATTTGAAGTAGAAAAAGAATCTTTTCATTTATTTATAATGATAGTGCCCTGGTTAATTTGCGCGCGACTAATTTTACGGATTATTTaatctctccgtttcaatttgtttgtcttatttctttttttaagttcgtttaaaaaagaatgttccttttcttttttggcaACGCTTTAATTTTACCTTTTCACATGACATATTTAAGAGCACAAGATTAAAAGTCGTTTTGCTACATCCTACATTTCTTTAATTAAGAATCAAGATTCAAAATTCTTTCACTTTCTTAAATTCCGTACAAAGTCAAAACCAGGCAATcaaattgaaacggaaggagtattaCATTTCATTAAGTTATAATAATTCATATAAAGACACTTGTAATGTGTTGATTGGGTAGTGTAATGAATATTTGTTTTTGTGAGACAACAATTAGGATATGGGGATGGGGGTAGTGGGTTAGGTGGTAGGTTAGGTTAAGCTGAATGGGTAAGTTATGGGGATTAATGTGATCATTGTTCTATTGCGCATTCTCCTCCAATTACGTTAGTGCTTAGCTGCATTCATGTGTTTTGATGAGTCAATTTTGAAACACACTCAAAAAATTACTATACTACTCACTATTTTAAAGTAAAAGAACAAGGTGCACTCTTTGGGTTTTGACTCTTTTTTTATTATATCCATTCAATTAAACTTTGCTTAAAGAGTACACTAATCTCTTCCTTTCAAAAGGTCCCACTTGCCATTTACTATTCTCCGTAAAAAAGGTGGAAaatgtaaataataataataataatattattataatttgaAGGAAAAACTAGAAAAAGGCATCTAGCGTTAAACATGACAAAAACGGAGGAATAAGTGTTCAACCTTTATATTATCGGCAACTTTTTTATAGTATGTTCTTTTGTTGGTGACATAGGAATCATGTACCTAGCCAGGTCAAGTATTGTGCTACCTATTATTAATCATTATAAATATATAAATGTTTTCTTAAAGAAAAAGTCGTCCTGTTCTTATCGTTAATCTTTTAAGAAGGCTAAAAATGGGAGTCACAATCCGTGCAGGTCCACTAATTCATATTTCATCTTTTAACATTTTGCTTTTGGTATAAATTTGACTTTCGTTTTTTAATTTGGTGTGGTTGGGGGTTGAGGGGAGTTctagaaaatgaaaaagaaattatTATGTTCATCAAGCGAAAATGGTTAACTCCACATATGTTTCAGATAAACAAAGGGAATTACCGAATTAGTACATTGACGATTACGTACAAATAGCCTAATTATGATAAATCTTCTGATTTTATATAGAAATTTATACAATCAATCAAACTAAGTATGACTTTGATTTTTGCTTTTTatattccttttttcttttttgttggtTTACGCGAGTAAACCATCCATGTCTTGCTGGTTCCACTAGCTATGAGATAATTGGAAAATTCCCTTTCGTTATTACTTATTTTTTTATGTCAAAGATCAGAAGCTGGaaacatcatttttttttcattctttttttattAAGAAGTCATAAGTAGTGGTGAATCCGTGGAGCTGCAAGTTTAAATGGTAGTTGTTTATTCTCACCCGGTAGTTGCTTTTAATGAATAATATCTCTTGCTTGGAGATCTTGTTTGTCCTTCGATCTTTGCGAGAATGTGGGGTTTGAGTATAGTTGTTGATTGATATCACAACAAAGAGGGAGATTTAGTTACATAATACTCCGTTTGTCCCTATTTTGTATAGTGCTTGACTaagcaaaaaatttaaaaaagaaataaagattttagatatttagaaataacataacttgaatatttatattttataattaaTGGAATCATTTATAGtcataaaaatatttaaaaattattttagaccgctaattttaattttaattttacttTTTTTCCTTCGTCTCCAATCAAACAATATTAGTAGGAGTAATAAATTTGGACGGAAAACAAGGTATCCACTAAAATTTTATTTCCTAGCTTTGTTGGACCACTTGAAGATATTCCTCTAATTATAGAAAACTTTTTTTCTCTTCTGCATCAATAATTGCTTGCTGCTGTTCTTGTGATATTTGTTGGAAGCTACAATATGGTTCTCGAACTCTTTTAATCGCCCATAACATTCAcgtaatacattttttttttttaataacataGGGTAGGAGAAGAGAAAATTGGGAAGGGATTACAACTTGAGGATTCGAATTCTCACCAATAAGGAAAAAGTTCAGGTAACAaatcaactgagctactagatctctACATTCACATGATATCATACTCCTGTTAGGATAcatactattaaccatgtgtttggatatagtatttattataggaCAATTATCAATTCAATTTTTAATAAAcagttaaatagatcatgtactagtatgtgtgtcctttacttatatagtacatgatttagtgtatagagtttagcttatacacgaaagattaaatcatcggttcttataagtataacgTTTATGgtcacaatctaagatggaaattggacGAAGTCATCAGAATGATTGTAGTACGAGATTTAAATATAATTTATCTTGAATATGGGAATGAGCTTATTTCAACTTCTTGTACTTGTACATTTTGTGTGTATTAAACGGATCAAGTAGAGGTAAGTGTTTTtttactgaatatataaaacaacctctctagctcattaaatgtacttatactcttaatcttgatatggttattatgatcaatgtgatttgttcactattttgatttattaaaaggtacgactcaattggGGGTCTATGTATTtctggtaaattggataatgacaaaatacttttgtcaaatAATAACTAGTTGATAGAATtcatgtctcgactttgagattgatgatacccctttatgtaTGCTAGTGGCGGAGCTAGGAATTTGATGAAGGGTGTGCAAATTTTCTTCTTATTTGTGTTAAGGGTGTGCAAAATTGAATAGATACTCATTGTACCTAACATTTAACCTATGTATACCGCGTAATTTTTCGACAAAGGGTGTGCACCTGACCACCCTTCGCCGaaggtggctccgcccatgctggatgcttataagttttcatatgaaaaccctgcaggtggattttgtaaCCATAACATAAAATAAGTTAAGCGGAATTATAAAGGAAttaattagtcaatgaattaaattgtcagtaatttaatttaattgattggtatctgtaatcttaacatggggagttaaataagatttaatAAAAGATTTTGAAATTAAACTGAGGAGTGCAATTAtaattttttagtggaataatctGTAATTTATTGTGGTAGGATTAATTCATTCATATTTCGAATTAATGCCGCAATTGGAACCCTCGTTATTTATTATGTGGTCCCTACTGTGCCTAATTAATTAATGGACTTGGAAAATAAGTTTCTTGGAGAAAAAGTAGTCTACACGTTTTGAACTAGGGTTGACACCCTAAAACGTGATTATAAATAGAACACTTTTCATCCCTAAGAAGATACACTCTTTCCAGAGCCGTAATGCTTGCCCACACAAGTATTCACTGTCCAAAGGCTAGTTTGGTTACATGGCAGAAGACTGCAGACCGTGGGAAGGAAGATCGCGTGGATGCTTGAAAGTTCGATTTGCGGTTGAGGTCAACCTTCAAAAGATAAGTACTGCTTTTAGGTTTGATTAAAATCTcgattatgtgttgtctatattacatgcaagttcaATCCTGGCTAATTGCTTCCGCTGTTTATGCCTGTATTCCATCAACTCCCTCCGGTTCAGAATAAGTGTTCATTTAGtctttttattttgatttaaaaataagtgtccacttacaaAATTAAGAGGAACtaactttattttttcagatttgccttTATTTACTCAAGACAATAAATAAGCAAGAGTCGCATTAATTAAGAATAGTTTAGTCAACATACTTATTTTTTCTAGgagttattattttcttaaagataaaagggtcaaaaatacccctctactttgggaaaaagggttaaatatatcaTCCATAGAAATTTGGGTTAAAAATACTCTTAtagtcattaaagttttcaaatataccctgtcttaacggaaattcCCAAAATAaaccgatttcatttttaaaccagcttcatttaaacccgacccaactaaataaaaaatccATATGAGTTACCCGCTCCTGTGCCTAATGGTTCCAACTGTAGGACTCGGGAACAAGTTGGTCGCGTATGGGGtttttatgtagttgggtcgggtttaaatggagcgggtttaaaaatgaaatcgggttattttgggggatttGGAAATTTCCATTAAGATagggatatatttgaaaactttaatgacaggAGGGATATTCTTTACCTAAATTTAtaacggaggatatttttagtccTTTTTGCAAAGTAAAgggacatttttgaccctttttcctttCTTAAAAAATGTCAAAGAAGCTAAGCGAACACTTATTTTAAAGAGGGGAGAGTAGCATTTTGTATTCAGCTCATTAAAAAATGATGCTATATGAGAATCACACTGACAAAATGTATGTGGCCAAGAGAAATGATAGGTTGCATAGTAATTAACTATGGAGGAGGTGGCTCCATAATTACCATAAAATAATTATGGAGCCACCTCCTCCATAGTTAATTACTACGCAACCTAATgtaagccgagttgcctcaatgACATTTCGAGAACCGTCTCGGGGAGTCCAAGTgtggatgatagcatgggaggatagATTGGAGATGGATGAGCATTGAAGTGGCCAAATGAGTGAAGGATGGCTATGATTGCAAAAGAGGCTACTTCATAAATTCAAGACTCTCATCTTTTCCCAaggaagactagccaaacaaggcctttacttcattaagggtagttaTGTAATAGCATAGTTGTCTTCCTTAGTTTTCTAGTATAAATAGtaagtcttttatttcattagggaGCTTttaatgaattatgaatattgagtgTTTATGTTaactctagagagagaaacttttgAGAGGCCTATGGAAGACTCTTGTTG is drawn from Lycium barbarum isolate Lr01 chromosome 8, ASM1917538v2, whole genome shotgun sequence and contains these coding sequences:
- the LOC132607180 gene encoding zinc finger A20 and AN1 domain-containing stress-associated protein 4-like; its protein translation is MAEEHGCEAPEGHILCANNCGFFGSPTTLNFCSKCYHEVYLKGSQQQQQSQQKPFSKPVLVFPEPVKIEEKPVVLEVIEPVPVQPNRCSVCRKKVGLTGFKCRCGTTFCGTHRYPEIHGCSFDFKSMGREAIAKANPLIKAEKLDKI